Proteins encoded together in one Astatotilapia calliptera chromosome 7, fAstCal1.2, whole genome shotgun sequence window:
- the sycp3 gene encoding synaptonemal complex protein 3 isoform X2: MSFHTWPSVLWAEFGEIRRSSAYFGLRLWRESSGFSKLADYFHSVKARRMAAARKQMKKKLLEERADKKAFDFTPEAEKKELSGSEDEVREDETPIVDKLVKKRPADFEEEAVPCAMGNEVQSMLEKFGADISKVMQAKKKRLECLTKNYMKGSQHKLEQLWNNYHSQRQKMTQQYSQQVSSALQQWETEAQRAEEQEEKLNNLFRQQQKILQQARVVQNQKLKTVRELYEQFVKNMEDMEKSHESFLQGAQQELKKEMASLQKKILMDTQQQEMATVRKSLQSMLF, encoded by the exons ATGTCCTTCCATACTTGGCCTTCTGTTTTGTGGGCGGAATTCGGGGAGATTCGGCGGAGCTCGGCATACTTCGGGCTAAGGTTGTGGCGGGAATCTAGCGGATTCAGCAAGCTAGCAGACTattttcattcag TAAAAGCTAGGAGGATGGCAGCAGCCAGGAAACAGATGAAAAAGAAACTCCTGGAGGAGAGAGCAGATAAAAAGGCTTTTGATTTTACTCCTGAGGCGGAGAAGAAGGAGCTGAGTGGCTCTGAGGATGAAGTCAGAGAAG ATGAAACTCCAATAGTGGACAAGCTGGTAAAGAAGAGACCGGCTGACTTTGAGGAGGAGGCGGTTCCCTGTGCTatggg AAATGAGGTGCAGTCCATGTTGGAGAAGTTTGGAG CTGACATCAGCAAGGTGATGCAGGCCAAGAAGAAACGTCTGGAGTGTCTGACAAAGAACTACATGAAGGGAAGCCAACACAAGCTGGAGCAGCTGTGGAACAACTACCATAGCCAGAG gCAGAAGATGACGCAGCAGTATTCCCAGCAGGTGTCGTCAGCGCTGCAGCAGTGGGAGACCGAAGCCCAGCGAGccgaggagcaggaggagaagcTCAAC AATCTGTTCcggcagcagcagaagatccTGCAGCAGGCCAGAGTCGTGCAGAACCAGAAGCTGAAGACCGTCAGAGAGCTGTACGAGCAGTTTGTCAAG aACATGGAGGACATGGAGAAGAGCCACGAGTCTTTCCTGCAGGGGGCGCAACAAGAGCTGAAAAAGGAGATGGCCTCCCTGCAGAAGAAGATCCTCATGGACACG CAACAGCAGGAGATGGCCACAGTCCGCAAGTCCCTGCAGTCGATGCTTTTCTAG
- the sycp3 gene encoding synaptonemal complex protein 3 isoform X1, with the protein MSFHTWPSVLWAEFGEIRRSSAYFGLRLWRESSGFSKLADYFHSAVKARRMAAARKQMKKKLLEERADKKAFDFTPEAEKKELSGSEDEVREDETPIVDKLVKKRPADFEEEAVPCAMGNEVQSMLEKFGADISKVMQAKKKRLECLTKNYMKGSQHKLEQLWNNYHSQRQKMTQQYSQQVSSALQQWETEAQRAEEQEEKLNNLFRQQQKILQQARVVQNQKLKTVRELYEQFVKNMEDMEKSHESFLQGAQQELKKEMASLQKKILMDTQQQEMATVRKSLQSMLF; encoded by the exons ATGTCCTTCCATACTTGGCCTTCTGTTTTGTGGGCGGAATTCGGGGAGATTCGGCGGAGCTCGGCATACTTCGGGCTAAGGTTGTGGCGGGAATCTAGCGGATTCAGCAAGCTAGCAGACTattttcattcag CAGTAAAAGCTAGGAGGATGGCAGCAGCCAGGAAACAGATGAAAAAGAAACTCCTGGAGGAGAGAGCAGATAAAAAGGCTTTTGATTTTACTCCTGAGGCGGAGAAGAAGGAGCTGAGTGGCTCTGAGGATGAAGTCAGAGAAG ATGAAACTCCAATAGTGGACAAGCTGGTAAAGAAGAGACCGGCTGACTTTGAGGAGGAGGCGGTTCCCTGTGCTatggg AAATGAGGTGCAGTCCATGTTGGAGAAGTTTGGAG CTGACATCAGCAAGGTGATGCAGGCCAAGAAGAAACGTCTGGAGTGTCTGACAAAGAACTACATGAAGGGAAGCCAACACAAGCTGGAGCAGCTGTGGAACAACTACCATAGCCAGAG gCAGAAGATGACGCAGCAGTATTCCCAGCAGGTGTCGTCAGCGCTGCAGCAGTGGGAGACCGAAGCCCAGCGAGccgaggagcaggaggagaagcTCAAC AATCTGTTCcggcagcagcagaagatccTGCAGCAGGCCAGAGTCGTGCAGAACCAGAAGCTGAAGACCGTCAGAGAGCTGTACGAGCAGTTTGTCAAG aACATGGAGGACATGGAGAAGAGCCACGAGTCTTTCCTGCAGGGGGCGCAACAAGAGCTGAAAAAGGAGATGGCCTCCCTGCAGAAGAAGATCCTCATGGACACG CAACAGCAGGAGATGGCCACAGTCCGCAAGTCCCTGCAGTCGATGCTTTTCTAG
- the sycp3 gene encoding synaptonemal complex protein 3 isoform X3 gives MAAARKQMKKKLLEERADKKAFDFTPEAEKKELSGSEDEVREDETPIVDKLVKKRPADFEEEAVPCAMGNEVQSMLEKFGADISKVMQAKKKRLECLTKNYMKGSQHKLEQLWNNYHSQRQKMTQQYSQQVSSALQQWETEAQRAEEQEEKLNNLFRQQQKILQQARVVQNQKLKTVRELYEQFVKNMEDMEKSHESFLQGAQQELKKEMASLQKKILMDTQQQEMATVRKSLQSMLF, from the exons ATGGCAGCAGCCAGGAAACAGATGAAAAAGAAACTCCTGGAGGAGAGAGCAGATAAAAAGGCTTTTGATTTTACTCCTGAGGCGGAGAAGAAGGAGCTGAGTGGCTCTGAGGATGAAGTCAGAGAAG ATGAAACTCCAATAGTGGACAAGCTGGTAAAGAAGAGACCGGCTGACTTTGAGGAGGAGGCGGTTCCCTGTGCTatggg AAATGAGGTGCAGTCCATGTTGGAGAAGTTTGGAG CTGACATCAGCAAGGTGATGCAGGCCAAGAAGAAACGTCTGGAGTGTCTGACAAAGAACTACATGAAGGGAAGCCAACACAAGCTGGAGCAGCTGTGGAACAACTACCATAGCCAGAG gCAGAAGATGACGCAGCAGTATTCCCAGCAGGTGTCGTCAGCGCTGCAGCAGTGGGAGACCGAAGCCCAGCGAGccgaggagcaggaggagaagcTCAAC AATCTGTTCcggcagcagcagaagatccTGCAGCAGGCCAGAGTCGTGCAGAACCAGAAGCTGAAGACCGTCAGAGAGCTGTACGAGCAGTTTGTCAAG aACATGGAGGACATGGAGAAGAGCCACGAGTCTTTCCTGCAGGGGGCGCAACAAGAGCTGAAAAAGGAGATGGCCTCCCTGCAGAAGAAGATCCTCATGGACACG CAACAGCAGGAGATGGCCACAGTCCGCAAGTCCCTGCAGTCGATGCTTTTCTAG